In a genomic window of Helianthus annuus cultivar XRQ/B chromosome 10, HanXRQr2.0-SUNRISE, whole genome shotgun sequence:
- the LOC110882570 gene encoding uncharacterized protein LOC110882570, which yields MSSDSSSSSSDGVLDNMVIAITQEAINYLQEEAQSSTLRTRQPALERNRLGAHERLVQDYFCENPLYDDGQFKRRFRMSRRLFVKISNDLAGEFPFFTQRESASHKVGFSGIQKCTATISQLTYGTASDA from the coding sequence ATGTCATCCGATTCTTCGAGCTCTTCATCCGACGGTGTTCTTGACAATATGGTTATCGCAATTACACAAGAGGCGATTAATTATTTGCAAGAAGAAGCACAATCCTCTACATTGCGTACCAGACAACCGGCTCTTGAACGGAATCGGTTAGGTGCTCATGAACGTCTAGTGCAagattatttttgtgaaaatccgtTGTACGATGATGGTCAGTTTAAGCGTAGGTTTCGTATGAGCCGTCGTCTTTTCGTTAAAATTTCTAATGATCTTGCGGGCGAATTCCCTTTTTTCACGCAAAGAGAAAGTGCTAGTCACAAAGTTGGTTTCTCTGGAATACAAAAGTGTACAGCAACAATTAGCCAACTAACATACGGCACAGCGAGTGATGCGTGA